In Paenibacillus hexagrammi, the following are encoded in one genomic region:
- a CDS encoding iron-containing alcohol dehydrogenase, which yields MNNFTFHNPTTLYFGQDQLSQLTKEVPKYGKNVLLVYGGGSIKQNGIYDRVLRLLDEVGATLVELSGVEPNPRLTTVHKGVDLCRGHQIDLILAVGGGSVIDCAKAIAVGAKYDGDFWDIVTRKAAATGALPLGTVLTIAATGSEMNSGSVITNWETKEKLGWGSPYAFPKFSILDPVHTQSLPANQTVYGMVDIMSHVFEQYFHHGENTPVQDGFCETILRTVIDTAPKLVANLEDYDARATILYCGTMALNGVLSMGIRGDWATHNLEHAVSAVHDIPHGGGLAILFPNWMTYTLDAHVARFKQFAVRVFGIEESGKSDRQIAEEGIAALRQFFTSIGAPSRLADYDIDDSTIETMADKAMVYGDFGNFKKLTREDVVNIYRMSL from the coding sequence ATGAACAACTTTACTTTTCATAATCCAACGACACTTTACTTTGGACAGGATCAGCTATCCCAGCTAACAAAGGAAGTGCCTAAATACGGCAAGAACGTGCTGCTCGTATATGGCGGAGGCAGCATCAAGCAAAATGGCATTTACGACCGTGTCTTGAGGCTGCTTGATGAGGTGGGAGCAACGCTTGTGGAGCTTAGCGGCGTAGAGCCGAATCCGCGTCTTACAACGGTTCATAAAGGCGTGGATCTGTGCCGCGGTCATCAGATCGATCTGATCTTGGCCGTAGGCGGCGGCAGCGTGATCGACTGCGCGAAAGCTATCGCTGTAGGAGCTAAATATGATGGGGATTTCTGGGATATCGTCACCCGCAAAGCCGCAGCTACAGGCGCACTGCCCCTGGGTACGGTGCTCACCATTGCAGCCACGGGCTCGGAGATGAATTCCGGTTCTGTTATTACTAACTGGGAGACAAAAGAAAAGCTGGGTTGGGGTAGTCCTTATGCCTTCCCTAAATTCTCAATTCTAGACCCGGTGCATACGCAGTCCCTACCCGCCAATCAAACCGTGTATGGCATGGTAGACATCATGTCCCACGTCTTTGAGCAATATTTTCACCATGGCGAAAACACGCCGGTGCAGGACGGATTCTGCGAAACGATTCTCCGCACCGTCATCGATACAGCGCCTAAGCTTGTCGCGAATCTTGAAGACTACGATGCCCGGGCGACCATTCTCTACTGCGGCACGATGGCGCTGAACGGTGTGCTCAGCATGGGCATTCGCGGCGATTGGGCTACGCACAATCTGGAGCATGCCGTATCGGCTGTGCATGATATCCCGCATGGCGGCGGTCTGGCCATTTTGTTCCCGAACTGGATGACCTATACACTGGATGCCCATGTTGCCCGTTTCAAACAATTCGCGGTGCGCGTGTTCGGTATTGAGGAGAGCGGCAAGTCCGATCGTCAGATAGCGGAAGAAGGCATCGCCGCGCTGCGTCAGTTCTTTACTTCGATCGGTGCACCGAGCCGCTTGGCCGACTACGACATCGATGACTCCACGATCGAAACGATGGCCGATAAAGCCATGGTGTACGGTGATTTTGGGAACTTCAAAAAACTGACACGTGAGGATGTCGTGAATATTTACCGCATGTCTTTGTAA
- a CDS encoding ATP-dependent DNA helicase has product MSDIVKLSVRSLVEYVFRSGSIESGFRTNTALTEGTKAHQKIQKQYGEQDQKEVYVSAEVVIDSMVFIVDGRCDGLLWDGEIFTIDEIKSTSGDLDQMEREGAPVHWAQATFYAYMYAKEQRLDRMRIQLTYVQVNADARKQFVREASFAELEQFVHEVTARFAPYAEARRKHEQQRNESIKRLAFPFPSYREGQRKFAGAVYQSIVSGHKLFAKAPTGIGKTISTIFPSVKAIGEGHLQRMFYLTAKTITRTAAEEAFSLLLDQGLVLQAVTITAKEKVCLKDEMRCSKEHCEYADGYYDRINEAVLHLLQNETLISRQVLEQYARKHRVCPFEFSLDAAYAADAVICDYNYIFDPKVNLKRLFDEQKKMTVLLIDEAHNMVDRAREMYSAELNKSDILAVQREFKGVHTAVYRAAKDLNDGFIALRKQVGQRGMLVEDMLPGALLELVEAFVEAGEQELTASRSGETSLLLLEAYFAAQNFTRIAKLYDERYVTFTECLRSEVRIKLMCLDPSHLLKQMGKGYRSHVFFSATLTPLSYFMDTLGGGEEDYSVSVPSPFHKEQLDVLIQPLSTRYQDRERSFVPIADCIRKLTVERPGNYLVFFPSYEYMNRVYEAYAEQTEGVSELRAKGKVEAGAETGTKAGAEAETGAETETVAETETETETGAVAVAEVETGAKAKAEAEAEAEAEAEAEAEAEAATESGGQPRTLVQQMAMSEEEREQFLNAFQAGAEHSLIGFAVMGGIFSEGIDLVGDRLTGVVVVGVGLPQLGPERNILKDYMSRQGKNGYDYAYVYPGMNKVLQAGGRLIRSETDRGTLLLIDDRYLQPQYQRLLPEEWREYSVLR; this is encoded by the coding sequence ATGTCCGATATCGTGAAGCTGTCCGTGCGCTCTTTGGTCGAATATGTGTTTCGAAGCGGAAGTATAGAATCCGGCTTCAGGACGAACACGGCTCTGACGGAGGGCACGAAGGCGCACCAGAAGATACAGAAGCAGTACGGCGAGCAGGATCAAAAAGAAGTCTACGTATCCGCCGAGGTCGTCATAGACTCTATGGTTTTCATCGTCGACGGGCGTTGTGACGGCTTGCTATGGGACGGGGAAATATTCACGATAGATGAAATCAAGTCGACGTCAGGAGATCTTGATCAGATGGAGCGGGAAGGGGCCCCTGTTCACTGGGCGCAGGCTACCTTTTATGCGTACATGTATGCCAAGGAGCAAAGGCTAGACCGCATGCGAATTCAATTAACCTATGTACAGGTGAACGCTGATGCGCGAAAACAGTTTGTCAGGGAAGCATCGTTTGCAGAGCTGGAGCAGTTCGTACATGAGGTGACCGCGAGATTCGCCCCCTATGCAGAGGCAAGAAGGAAGCATGAACAGCAGCGGAATGAGAGCATCAAGCGACTGGCCTTTCCGTTCCCTTCTTATCGCGAGGGTCAGCGTAAATTTGCAGGAGCTGTCTATCAATCCATTGTAAGCGGACATAAGCTGTTTGCGAAAGCGCCTACCGGAATCGGCAAAACGATTTCAACGATTTTCCCGTCTGTCAAAGCGATTGGCGAAGGGCATCTGCAGAGGATGTTCTACCTAACGGCCAAGACAATTACCCGTACTGCGGCTGAAGAGGCCTTCTCCCTATTGCTGGATCAGGGGCTTGTGCTGCAGGCCGTTACGATTACGGCGAAAGAAAAGGTGTGTTTGAAAGATGAGATGCGCTGCTCCAAGGAGCATTGCGAATATGCCGACGGCTACTACGACAGGATTAATGAAGCCGTGCTCCATCTGCTGCAAAATGAAACCCTAATCTCCAGGCAAGTGCTGGAGCAGTATGCGCGTAAGCATCGGGTATGCCCGTTCGAATTCTCGCTCGATGCTGCCTACGCAGCGGACGCTGTCATCTGTGATTATAATTACATCTTTGATCCGAAGGTGAACCTGAAGCGTTTGTTTGATGAGCAGAAAAAGATGACGGTGCTGCTCATTGATGAAGCGCACAACATGGTGGACCGCGCCAGGGAGATGTATTCCGCTGAGCTGAATAAATCAGATATTTTGGCCGTACAGCGCGAGTTTAAAGGTGTACATACAGCTGTATACCGCGCTGCCAAGGATTTGAATGATGGCTTTATCGCGCTTCGCAAGCAGGTTGGGCAGCGGGGCATGCTCGTGGAGGACATGCTGCCAGGGGCTCTGCTTGAGCTTGTAGAGGCCTTTGTTGAAGCGGGGGAGCAAGAACTCACAGCTTCACGTTCAGGTGAGACAAGTCTACTACTGCTCGAGGCCTATTTTGCCGCTCAAAATTTCACGCGCATCGCCAAGCTTTACGACGAGCGTTATGTTACGTTTACGGAATGCCTCAGGAGTGAAGTGCGGATAAAGCTCATGTGTCTGGATCCTTCCCATTTGCTGAAGCAAATGGGGAAGGGGTATCGATCCCATGTGTTCTTTTCCGCTACGTTAACTCCGCTATCTTACTTTATGGATACGCTTGGGGGCGGCGAGGAGGATTACTCCGTCTCGGTGCCGTCTCCGTTTCACAAGGAGCAGCTTGATGTGCTGATACAGCCATTGTCTACCAGGTATCAAGACAGGGAGAGGAGCTTCGTACCGATTGCTGATTGCATTCGGAAGCTGACGGTGGAGCGGCCAGGTAACTACCTGGTATTCTTCCCCTCCTATGAATACATGAATCGTGTTTATGAGGCCTATGCGGAACAGACGGAAGGTGTTTCTGAGTTGCGGGCAAAGGGAAAAGTGGAAGCAGGGGCTGAAACAGGGACAAAAGCTGGAGCAGAAGCAGAAACAGGAGCAGAAACAGAAACAGTAGCAGAAACAGAAACAGAAACAGAAACAGGGGCAGTAGCAGTAGCAGAAGTAGAAACAGGAGCAAAAGCAAAAGCAGAGGCAGAAGCAGAAGCAGAAGCAGAAGCAGAAGCAGAAGCAGAAGCAGAAGCTGCTACAGAGTCAGGCGGACAGCCAAGAACACTGGTTCAACAGATGGCGATGTCGGAGGAAGAACGCGAGCAATTTTTGAATGCCTTTCAGGCAGGGGCTGAGCACTCTTTGATAGGATTTGCTGTGATGGGGGGCATCTTTTCGGAAGGAATCGATCTTGTGGGAGACCGATTGACCGGCGTTGTTGTTGTAGGTGTGGGGCTTCCACAACTGGGGCCGGAGCGCAACATCCTGAAGGACTACATGTCCCGGCAGGGCAAAAATGGCTACGACTACGCGTATGTCTACCCCGGTATGAACAAAGTCCTGCAGGCCGGCGGACGCCTAATCCGTTCCGAAACGGATCGCGGCACCTTGCTGCTCATCGACGACCGCTACTTGCAGCCGCAGTATCAGCGCCTACTCCCGGAGGAGTGGCGTGAATACAGCGTGCTGCGTTGA
- a CDS encoding PaaX family transcriptional regulator C-terminal domain-containing protein — translation MLSIEKQLLFLLSRSTGMESQELIRIYEHRGYSAAYIRNGLSRLKKEGYAVSPSRSSYQITESGRAFIYSINQKPLLYSRTWDGNWHLVMLEIPESERKKRDQFRADILQTGFGLLYNSVYIAPWSYSQEITQLIEKYELHGRVTQFQGTIQGKSLTPNDAVSLWGLEQVAGIYQDKRSWFHQEFEPRMDAALRHSDQLLELFVCYLHLGEVISELYLADPMLPEELLPEGWEGRTILQTFLGHMDRLTRAIPENSLYAQFVRS, via the coding sequence TTGTTATCCATCGAAAAACAGCTGTTATTTTTGCTCTCGCGCTCCACAGGTATGGAGTCCCAGGAGCTTATTCGCATTTATGAACATCGTGGCTATTCAGCCGCGTATATCCGCAATGGCTTATCCCGACTCAAGAAAGAGGGGTATGCGGTCAGTCCGTCCCGCTCGAGCTACCAAATCACCGAAAGCGGCCGAGCCTTTATTTATTCCATTAATCAAAAGCCCCTGCTGTATTCCCGGACTTGGGATGGAAACTGGCATTTGGTCATGCTCGAAATTCCGGAAAGCGAACGTAAAAAACGCGACCAGTTCCGCGCAGACATTTTACAAACAGGCTTCGGCCTCCTGTATAACAGCGTCTACATTGCTCCATGGTCTTACAGCCAGGAAATTACTCAGCTTATCGAAAAGTATGAACTGCATGGCCGAGTCACTCAATTTCAGGGAACGATTCAAGGCAAATCTCTTACACCTAACGACGCGGTATCACTATGGGGACTGGAGCAAGTAGCCGGTATCTATCAGGACAAACGGAGCTGGTTCCATCAGGAGTTTGAACCCAGAATGGACGCAGCGCTTCGGCACAGTGATCAGCTCTTGGAGCTCTTCGTCTGCTATCTTCACTTGGGAGAGGTCATCAGTGAGCTTTATTTGGCTGACCCTATGCTGCCGGAGGAGCTGCTGCCGGAGGGCTGGGAGGGCCGAACCATCTTGCAAACGTTTCTAGGACATATGGATAGGCTCACTCGGGCTATTCCAGAAAACTCGTTATATGCGCAGTTTGTACGGTCCTAG
- a CDS encoding DMT family transporter, whose amino-acid sequence MEKSLAMGAAVTGERTHTAANTRRGIWLVAAGAALWGIDPLFRILLLKYFTSSQIVLFEHLLLMIYALPVLWLHRSELKGLRASHLGALLFISWGGSALATILFTSAFAHGDPNAVLLLQKLQPLFAILMARLLLKESLPAKFPLLLLMALAGTYLLTFGLGSPVSSLSGMAAVGGLLSIGAAALWGGSTVMGRLLLGKMQFETVTALRFACALPLLFALTSVGGSDLQPLVGAHDWLAVGGNLLLQAFLPGLLSLLLYYRGLSGTKASYATLAELFFPAIGLIINWLVFHQPVTVAQLVGFVLIWVMLIQLSRQR is encoded by the coding sequence ATGGAAAAAAGTTTGGCCATGGGGGCCGCTGTGACCGGTGAACGGACACACACGGCTGCTAACACAAGGAGAGGGATATGGCTGGTAGCGGCTGGTGCTGCGTTATGGGGGATCGATCCGCTGTTCCGCATCCTGCTGCTGAAGTACTTTACTTCTTCGCAAATCGTGCTTTTCGAGCATTTGCTGCTGATGATCTACGCGCTGCCTGTGCTGTGGCTGCACCGCAGCGAGCTGAAGGGCCTCCGCGCTAGCCATCTGGGCGCGCTGCTCTTTATTTCATGGGGCGGCTCGGCGCTCGCCACCATTCTGTTTACATCGGCATTCGCCCATGGCGATCCGAATGCCGTCCTGCTGCTTCAGAAGCTGCAGCCGCTCTTCGCTATCCTTATGGCGCGCCTCTTGCTGAAAGAGTCGCTGCCTGCCAAGTTCCCGCTGCTGCTGCTCATGGCGCTAGCGGGAACCTACCTGCTGACCTTCGGCTTAGGCAGCCCGGTCAGCAGCTTGTCCGGCATGGCCGCGGTCGGCGGCCTGCTGTCGATCGGAGCCGCTGCCCTGTGGGGCGGCTCCACAGTGATGGGCCGACTGCTGCTGGGCAAGATGCAGTTCGAGACCGTGACTGCGCTGCGCTTTGCCTGCGCACTCCCGCTGCTGTTCGCCCTGACTTCGGTGGGCGGAAGTGACCTGCAGCCCTTGGTCGGCGCCCATGACTGGCTTGCCGTAGGGGGCAACCTCCTGCTGCAGGCATTTCTGCCAGGGCTGCTGAGCCTGCTCTTGTACTATCGCGGCCTGTCTGGAACGAAGGCCTCGTATGCTACGCTAGCGGAGCTCTTCTTCCCGGCCATTGGATTAATCATCAACTGGCTGGTCTTCCACCAACCAGTTACAGTGGCTCAGTTGGTCGGGTTTGTGCTCATTTGGGTGATGCTGATTCAGCTGTCCAGACAGCGGTGA
- a CDS encoding SRPBCC family protein — MPTIYKEILIDARPEQVWDAVRDVGAVHRRLVPGYTEDTLMNGYERTLLLPKGGKVRELIVSMDEKERRMAYAVIEGGMPLLHHHASFQVTPHGNTCSKLLWITDFLPEDFYTEIQARVNRGAEVMKATIEAEVNGGIQ, encoded by the coding sequence TTGCCAACTATTTACAAAGAAATTTTAATTGATGCAAGGCCCGAGCAAGTATGGGATGCAGTTCGCGACGTAGGTGCTGTCCATCGTCGGCTTGTTCCCGGTTATACCGAGGATACCCTAATGAACGGTTATGAAAGAACACTTCTCCTGCCAAAAGGCGGTAAGGTTCGCGAGCTCATCGTCTCTATGGATGAAAAAGAACGTCGAATGGCCTATGCTGTCATCGAGGGTGGCATGCCGTTATTGCATCATCACGCTTCCTTTCAGGTTACCCCACATGGTAATACATGCTCCAAGCTCTTATGGATCACTGATTTTCTTCCGGAAGATTTTTATACCGAGATACAAGCGCGCGTAAATCGAGGGGCGGAGGTCATGAAAGCGACCATCGAAGCTGAGGTTAATGGAGGGATTCAATGA
- a CDS encoding YbhB/YbcL family Raf kinase inhibitor-like protein has translation MGKTFRTRTWLVTGILLALSIAPAAVSAEETAAVVKKDVMSNVSNYLRWNTPVTIKVGQTELPTKGLMKNTEILVPFREAVEAGGGKVTWDDKDQTVHAVMGSKEVSQQLGDTKVVVNGSSYVLDHESELVDGVLMVSERVLPLAIDASLHWDSAARTLTASSEQSEGGLQVQSSAFQKYGNIPVKYAHGGVPGGQNISLPVSWSHAPEGTKSFAVVMYDLHPIADNFIHWSVLNLPADTKELAEGAAGSIKDGVELNSYFGMEPPAYSGDHLYRLVVYALDTEKLDVEGAPVFFEELEPQLAAHALGFAEYDGFFKQ, from the coding sequence ATGGGGAAAACATTTCGTACACGTACATGGTTGGTAACAGGAATTTTATTGGCGCTGAGTATCGCACCGGCCGCTGTTTCAGCAGAGGAGACCGCTGCAGTGGTTAAAAAAGATGTCATGAGCAACGTGAGCAACTATTTACGCTGGAATACGCCGGTTACGATTAAAGTTGGGCAGACTGAGCTTCCTACAAAAGGCTTGATGAAAAATACAGAAATCTTGGTTCCTTTCCGAGAAGCGGTGGAAGCCGGAGGCGGTAAAGTGACTTGGGATGACAAGGACCAGACTGTGCATGCTGTGATGGGAAGTAAGGAGGTCAGCCAGCAGCTGGGGGATACGAAGGTTGTAGTGAACGGAAGCAGCTATGTGCTGGACCATGAATCCGAGCTGGTAGACGGTGTGCTGATGGTATCGGAGCGGGTTCTGCCTCTGGCCATTGACGCTTCGCTTCACTGGGATTCAGCTGCCCGCACGCTGACAGCATCTTCCGAACAAAGCGAAGGCGGCCTTCAAGTACAGAGCTCTGCGTTCCAAAAGTATGGGAATATCCCTGTGAAATATGCTCACGGCGGTGTGCCTGGAGGACAAAATATCAGCTTGCCGGTCAGCTGGAGCCATGCGCCGGAGGGGACGAAATCTTTTGCCGTGGTGATGTACGACCTGCATCCAATCGCGGACAATTTCATCCATTGGAGCGTGTTGAATCTTCCTGCTGATACGAAGGAGCTTGCAGAGGGAGCAGCAGGGTCGATCAAAGACGGAGTCGAATTGAACAGCTACTTTGGTATGGAGCCTCCAGCCTATTCGGGCGATCATCTTTACCGCTTGGTCGTCTATGCGCTGGATACCGAGAAGCTGGATGTTGAGGGTGCGCCGGTGTTCTTTGAAGAGCTGGAGCCTCAGTTGGCTGCTCATGCGCTGGGCTTCGCGGAGTACGACGGATTTTTCAAGCAATAA
- a CDS encoding NAD(P)H-dependent oxidoreductase, with protein MKILVVAAHPNIEQSRVNQRWLLELRGHSDKITVHELYKRYPNFVINTEAEQELIAKHDRIVLQFPIQWYSTPALLKQWLDDVFTTAWLFRTGGKAVAGKEFVLAMSIGGDESAYQSGGLIGYTISELIRPLQVFSNQVGMTFLPPYPFYGAVKAADGQIEHSATSYVSHITSPDLDPIKVRNRMLSEMSKIQ; from the coding sequence ATGAAAATTCTGGTCGTTGCGGCTCATCCGAATATCGAGCAATCACGAGTAAATCAGCGCTGGTTGCTGGAATTGAGAGGACATTCTGATAAAATTACGGTTCATGAACTATATAAACGGTATCCTAATTTCGTAATTAACACGGAGGCTGAGCAAGAGCTTATTGCCAAGCATGACCGAATCGTATTGCAATTTCCCATCCAGTGGTACAGCACACCGGCGCTGCTCAAACAATGGCTCGATGATGTGTTTACAACGGCTTGGTTGTTCCGTACTGGTGGCAAGGCTGTTGCGGGAAAAGAGTTCGTACTTGCCATGTCGATTGGAGGCGATGAATCGGCCTACCAGTCAGGAGGCTTAATTGGATATACAATTAGTGAACTGATCCGGCCCCTGCAGGTCTTTTCCAATCAGGTTGGCATGACGTTCCTGCCGCCATATCCATTTTATGGTGCGGTCAAGGCGGCGGATGGTCAAATTGAACATAGCGCCACCTCTTATGTGAGCCACATTACTTCTCCTGATCTCGATCCTATCAAAGTCCGAAATCGCATGCTGAGCGAAATGAGCAAGATCCAATAA
- a CDS encoding TetR/AcrR family transcriptional regulator has product MSPRTKKQNESIREQRKQEILQAAIYVYVLKGYSATTLSDVADQAGLAHGLVYYYFKNKKMLFRELYENMMDRSLSYTTTYFERDAPVLEKFEDYAFLICERIIEDPLTQRFYMRISLDLHHLYEPEELSPFEWMKNFMKPMAQAIESGIHQGMIRQGDAYLLAMQFWGAVSQGLSYLDQRLQELTSIGLTEIEIKEEIGEKIRQIALSSVAIFKLG; this is encoded by the coding sequence ATGTCTCCACGAACAAAGAAACAAAACGAATCTATTCGAGAGCAGCGGAAGCAGGAGATTCTGCAAGCTGCGATTTACGTATATGTATTAAAGGGCTACTCGGCCACGACGTTGAGTGACGTTGCGGACCAAGCGGGTCTTGCACATGGACTGGTCTATTATTATTTTAAAAATAAAAAGATGCTATTTCGTGAGTTGTATGAAAACATGATGGACAGGTCTCTTTCGTACACGACAACATATTTTGAACGAGATGCACCAGTGCTCGAAAAATTCGAAGATTATGCTTTCCTCATCTGCGAGCGTATTATCGAGGATCCTCTGACTCAGCGTTTCTATATGAGAATTAGTCTGGACTTACATCACTTATACGAGCCTGAGGAATTATCGCCGTTCGAATGGATGAAGAACTTTATGAAGCCGATGGCACAAGCCATTGAAAGTGGCATTCATCAAGGTATGATCCGACAGGGGGACGCCTATCTTTTGGCCATGCAATTTTGGGGAGCTGTTTCCCAAGGCTTGAGTTATTTAGATCAACGACTTCAGGAGCTAACCTCCATAGGGTTAACGGAGATAGAAATTAAAGAGGAAATAGGTGAGAAAATCCGGCAAATTGCCCTGTCGTCAGTTGCTATTTTTAAACTGGGGTAA
- a CDS encoding alpha/beta hydrolase, whose product MYGVIARLLILTAMLSLVSCSHKAEQPAAAAASAQASVTEEAKLMQPGVHSVTFFSKSLQQEMRMNVYLPPGYTAESQERYPVLYLLHGYTGNEQGWLPGLGTDQAADALIGSGEIVPLIIVSPQINNSYGINTADTTRRACSSCMDEGRYEDYLYQDVIGYIDSHYPTLADRKNRFIGGLSMGGFASLHLAFGHPELFSKVGGHSPAVWLDTFVNAGGLKAWLYPNETLRMERDPIALAQTKDLQGMRVYLDCGDEDSYRFYEGTEVLYKLLLSRGVTAEYHLQAGKHDGDYWSAHVKDYLLFYAGISESSSGG is encoded by the coding sequence ATGTACGGTGTAATAGCTAGACTGTTGATCTTGACGGCAATGCTGTCACTTGTAAGCTGCAGCCATAAAGCGGAGCAGCCAGCTGCAGCTGCAGCCTCTGCGCAGGCTTCTGTAACGGAAGAAGCGAAGCTCATGCAGCCTGGAGTCCATTCAGTGACATTTTTCAGTAAGTCCTTGCAGCAGGAGATGAGGATGAACGTTTACCTGCCTCCGGGTTATACAGCAGAATCACAGGAGCGCTATCCCGTCTTGTATCTGCTTCATGGCTATACAGGTAACGAGCAGGGCTGGCTGCCGGGGCTTGGCACGGATCAAGCGGCTGATGCTCTGATCGGTTCTGGAGAGATTGTTCCACTAATTATTGTCTCCCCGCAAATCAATAACAGCTACGGAATCAATACTGCGGATACGACGAGAAGAGCTTGTTCCAGCTGTATGGATGAGGGCAGGTATGAGGATTATTTGTACCAGGATGTCATTGGCTACATCGACAGCCATTATCCGACTTTAGCGGACCGGAAGAATAGGTTTATCGGCGGTTTATCCATGGGCGGTTTCGCGAGCTTGCATCTGGCCTTCGGACACCCGGAGCTATTCAGCAAAGTGGGTGGACATAGTCCGGCCGTTTGGCTGGACACGTTTGTGAATGCGGGCGGCTTGAAAGCCTGGCTATATCCGAATGAGACGCTTAGGATGGAGCGGGATCCGATTGCTTTAGCCCAAACGAAAGATTTGCAGGGAATGCGAGTGTATCTGGATTGCGGTGACGAGGATAGCTACCGGTTTTATGAAGGGACGGAAGTGCTCTACAAGCTGTTACTTAGCCGCGGAGTTACTGCGGAGTACCATTTGCAGGCCGGAAAGCATGATGGTGATTATTGGTCCGCTCATGTGAAGGATTATTTGCTCTTCTACGCCGGGATATCTGAGAGCTCATCTGGAGGGTGA